Sequence from the Bacteroidales bacterium genome:
ATAATTTAAAAAACGCAAAAACAGATGTAGAAATAGCTAAAAAAGTAGTAAAAGAAACCACAGCTATAGGCTTACCACAAGCTAATGCAAGCATCTCAAACACAAACTATATTGATATACCCACAACCCTTATGCCCGACTTTATTTCTCCCGCTGTTTATGGAGTAAATCAAAATGCTTTTGGCTTAGTACCTCTAACCCCCTTGCCCGATGTAGTAGAAACTTTCCCCGTAAAATTTGGGACAAAATACAATGCCAAAGCCGACTTAAGTATCAACCAACTTGTGTTTAGCGGTGAATATTTAATTGCTCTAAAAGCATCTAAAACTTTCCTTAAACAATCTACCCAAGCGGTTATAAAAACAGAGCAAGAGCTCAGAGAGTTAATTAGCAAAAGTTATTTTTTAGTTTTATCGCTTCGCGAACAGAAAAAGATACTGGAAAAAAGCCTGGTTGCCAATGAGAAATTATTAGCAGAAACCAAACAAATGCATGAAAATGGTTTTATTGAAGACACCGATATATCTCAATTAGAAATTGTTATTAATAATCTAAATATTAACGTAAGTCATCTTGAGAGTGAATCGATAACGGCTTTAAATTATTTAAAAATGAATTTAGGGATGAGCTTAGAAACAGATTTGATTTTGACAGATAAGCTTAGTAATTTGCTAGAATCTTCGCTTTTATCCGATACTAAAACTTTTGTATTAGAACAAAATATCGATTTTCAAATAATGCAAACACAAGTAGCATTAGCCGATTTGCAAATAAAACGTTCTCAATCTACTTATTTACCACAGCTCAGTGCTTTTTTTAGTGCTCAGACTAATGCTATGCGCGATAAATTTAATTTTCTCAATTCGAAAGAGACTTGGTTTCCAACAACTGTTTGGGGTTTTAATTTTAATATTCCTATTTGGAGTTCAGGAAGTCGATCTTCAAAAGTGCAGCAAGCTAAATTAAGTAAGTTAAAACTAAACGAATCCTCAAAACAACTAAATGCCACATTAAATTTAGCTGTTCAAACTGCTGAGAATAATTTTAAACTACATTTAAAAGAGTATCAAAACAGCCTAAAGAATATAGAATTAAGCGAACATATATACCAAAAAACACAAACAAAATTTAAAGAGGGGCTGACTTCAAGCTTTGACTTGATTCAAGCTCATAACAATTTTCTAAATGCTAGTGGTAGTTATACGGCTTCTGTCTTTAATGTGTTAAACGACAGGGTATTACTCAATCGCCTATATAGTCGTTCAATATAATAAATTAAGATTATGGAATCAAAAACTACAGAATTTCTGAAAACAGTTTTAAGCCTTTATTCCAAATATGGAATCAAGAGTGTAACTATGGACGATGTTTCGAGAGAACTCGGAATATCAAAAAAAACTCTTTACAATTTTGTATCCGATAAAAACGAATTAGTTGAAAAGGTTATTGATTTTCAGTGTAAAGAGCGGTTAGAGTGGATGAAGAGCCTTAATTTAGATAAACTGCCAGCTTTAGAAGAGGTTGTTCAGGTTAGTAAAATGATAAATAAAATGGTAGCTGAATTCAATCCTTCTTTTCATTACGATTTGTCTAAATATTATGCAGTGATATATAAAAAAATGATGAAAATAAATCATGAGTCTATGGCAAAATCGATGTTTCAGAACTTAAAAAAAGGGAAAAAGGAAGGGTATTACCGTTCTGATCTGAATGAAGAAATTATTGTTAATATGCATATAGTTAATGTCGAAAATTTAGCCGAAAAAGGTTTTTATAATTCACAAAATGAAAGTCCGGAAGAAGTTCAGCGCGAATTATTCAGTTATCATATGCATGCTATTTTAAATCAAAAGGGACTTAAGGAATATTATCGCTTATTAAATTCGGAAAAATAATTAAACACATATCCATTTATAATGAATCAAATGTTTTTGCTAAATACCATAAAAATGAAAATAATCAGATTATTCAGTTTGCTTTTAAGTTTTGGAATACTTTTTATTTCCTGTTCTACCAACGAAATTGAAGAAAAAAAAGATAATCTTCAAAAGAAAAAAGAAGAGTTAGCTACTTTAAAAGTGGAAATAAAAACTTTAGAAACAGAATTAAAATCCTTGATTCCTGAAACTACAGAAAAAGGTACAGCTGTTAACGTACTATCACTAACTCCCCAGGCTTTTAGTCATAGCTTTGAAGTAAATGCCAGTTTAGAAGCAGTACAATCGGCTTTGGTTAGTCCTGAAATGGGAGGGCAAGTAGTGGAGATTTTGGTAAAAGAAGGTGATAAAGTTAAAAGCGGTCAACTACTGGCAAAATTAAATACACGTGTTCTTGAAAGTAGTATAAAAGAGCTGAGAGTTGCTCTCGATTTAGCAAATAAAGTATATAATAAACAACAAAAACTGTGGAAACAAAAGATTGGTTCGGAAATGGATTTTCTTACTGCCAAAAACGGTAAAGAATCGCTTGAGGCAAAGTTAAGCACTTTGCAAACACAATTAGAAATGGCAGTTATTACATCGCCAATAAATGGTATTGTAGATAAAATTACACTTAAAGTTGGCGAAATGGCAACGCCGGGAATGGCAATGATGCATATTGTAAACTTAGATGAGTTTTATTTACATGCCGATGTTGCCGAAGCTCATTTAGCTTCGTTAAAAGTTGGTGATCCTGTTGAGATATATTTTCCAAGCTTTCCGAAATTAAATAAAAAAAGTAAAATTTATCGTATAGGTCAAGTTATTAACCCCGAAAACAGATCTTTTCTTACCGAAGTAAAACTCAAAAATACTAATGGATTTTTAAAACCTAATATGCTTGCTTTAACTCGTTTTATCGACTTTTATCAAAAAGATGCTATAGTTGTTCCAACATCAATAATTAAAAATGATTTTAAAGGATCATATCTTTATATAGTTCAACAAAAGGAAGGTGCTTTTTTTGCAAAAAAGACATATGTTGAAACAGGATATACTATGGAAAACAAAACCAATATTATAAGCGGCTTAGGTTTTGGTCAACAAATTATTACTGAAGGTTATAATAAAATTGTTGATGGAAGTAAATTGGTGATTTTATAAATACGAAAGCCTGTTAAAATGAAAGAAAAAGACACCGTTTTTAGAGAGTTTAAGCTAAGTAGTTTAGCACTTAAAAATAAAAATACAATTTATTTACTTACCGGTATATTATTGTTTTTTGGTATTTATTCTTATACCACTTTGCCAAAAGAACTTTTCCCCGAAGTTTATTATCCTACGATAATGGTTATGACACCCTACCCGGGTAATCCGCCATTAGATATGGAAAATTTAGTTACTCGTCCTTTGGAAAAAGAAATTGATAGAGTTAAAGGATTAAAAAAAATTACTTCAACATCTTCTCAGGATATATCGGCAATTTTTGTTGAGTTTAACCCCGGTATAGAAATTAGTACGGCCTTACGCGAAGTTAAGGATGCTGTTGATAAAGCCAAGGATGATTTGCCTGATGATTTGCCCAGCGATCCTATTGTAAACGATATTGATTTTTCAGAGTTTCCCGTGATAAATGTCAATATGTATGGTGATTATTCTGTAAATGAGCTCAAACATTTTGCCGAATATATTGAGGATGAATTAGAAGATATAGATGAAATATCCAAAGTAGAAATAAAAGGAATTACCGAAAGGGAAATAAAAATCAATGTAGATCTACATCAAATGGAAGCAAAAAAAATTAGCTTTAATGATATAGAATCTGCTATTGCCAATGAAAATATAAGTATCTCAGGTGGCGAATTAAAAGTTGGTGGAAATGTACGTTCTGTTCGTGTTATTGGCGAGTTTACCAATATGCAACAGATTGAAAATGTAATTGTTAAAAGAGAAAAAAATAATATTGTTTACTTAAAAGATATTGCCGATGTTATTTATGGCTATAAAGATTTAGAGAGCTACGCTCGATTAAATAAACAGTCGGTTGTTTCTTTACAAGTGGTAAAAAAAAGCGGCGAAAACCTGCTTTCAGCAATCGACCATTTATTCGAAAAATTTGATATCGCCAGAGAAAGCGGTGCTTTACCGGCCGATTTAAGTATAACTTATACAAACGATCAATCGGAAGTAGTACGTTCGCAACTTTCTAATTTGGAAAACAGCTTAATTATGGGAATAATTCTTGTTGTTTTGGTTCTCTTCTTTTTTCTTGGTACGCGGAATTCCCTATTTGTGGGTTTTGCTATTCCTATGACGATGTTTTTGTCTTTTGTAGTTTTTAATTTCCTCGATTACCGAATCAATATGATTATTCTTTTCGGATTAATATTGGCTTTAGGAATGTTGGTGGATAATGCAATAGTGGTAGTTGAGAATATTTACCGGTTTATGGCTGAAGGTTATGAAAAAGGTGAAGCAACCCGATTAGCTGTTGGCGAAATAGCAATCCCTATTATTGCTTCTACCGCAACTACTTTGGCAGCATTTTTCCCTCTTTTATTCTGGGATAGTTTAATGGGAGAATTTATGAAATTCCTTCCAATAACCCTTATCATAGTGCTTACATCATCTCTTTTTGTTGCATTAATTATTATTCCGGTTTTAACGGCAAAGTTTATGAAACTAGGTGCGGAAAAAGAAAAAGTAAATGTTAAGCAAGCTGGTATTGTAGTTGCTGTTTTAGTCGCCATTTCCATAATAGCTTATATTTTAGGAGCAAATACTATTGGTAGTTTATCTGCTTTTTTTGCATTAATGGGAGTTTTAAATATCCTTTTTCTAAACCGTGTTGGTATTTGGTTTAAGGATGTTCTTTTAGTTTGGTTGGAAAATTATTATGAAAAAATAATTCATTTTGCCATTAAGAAACATAATTCCGGATGGTTTATTTTAGGAACTATAGTTTTAATGTTTTTAACTATTGGTTTTTTGCAATTAAGAGAACCTAAAATGGTATTTTTCCCTTCTACATATCCAAAGTTTATTAATATTTCTGCGGAACTTCCTATAGGAACAGAATTAAGCACCACTAATGAGTTTATGAAAAAACTCGAAAATCGTGTTATTGAAATTTTAGAACCAAATAAGCAAATTGTAAAATCGGTTTTAACTACCGTAGGAAAAGGAGCAGTTGGTCAAAACGAAGGATTTAATATCTCCGATACACCTAATAAAGGACTTATTACCGTTCATTTTATTGACTTTGAAGATAGAGGAGGCGTAAACACTTTCGATATTTTAAAAGAGATGAGTGATAAACTGATAGGTAAATATCCATTAGCCTCAATATCTGTTGAAAAACCTAATGAGGGTCCTCCTACCGGAAAACCTATCAGTATAGAAATTAGCGGAAAGAAATTTGAAACGCTGCTTTCTTTAACTGACTCTATTCAACATTTAATAGAAGCCGAGAATATTTCAGGTATTGAAGGCTTGCATATTGATTTGGATGTTGGAAATCCTGAATTATTAGTACATATCGATAGGGATAAAACAAGACGTTTTGGTGTATCAACAGGACAAATTGCAATGACAATCAGAACGGCTCTTTTCGGGAAAGAAATTAGTAGTTTTAAAGAAGGGGAGGACGAATATCCTATTCAACTTCATTTAAAGGAAAAGTATCGTAATAATATTTCTGCTTTAATGAATCAAAAAATTACTTTCCGTAATCAATCAAACGGACGTATTGTTCAAGTTCCTATATCGGCAATAGCCAATATAGAATATAGCACAACTTACGGAGCAGTAAAACGTAAAAATATAAATCGTGTCATCACTCTGTATTCTAATGTGTTAGAAGGGTATAACTCTACCGAAATTAATAATCAAATAAGGCCTCTTTTAGCTACTTTTGATATGCCCGATGGATATAAATATGAAATTACCGGAGAGCAAGAAGAGCAAGCAAAATCATTAGAGTTTCTTTTTGTGGCTTTAATTACTGCTGTGGCTTTGATTATGATAATTCTTGTTAGTCAGTTTAATTCTGTTGTAAAGCCCGCCATAATAGTCGCAAGCGTTTTGTTTAGTACCATTGGCGTGATGGGCGGAATTGCTACTTTTAAAATGAATTTTGTAGTAATTATGACCGGAATTGGAATAGTTTCTTTAGCCGGCGTGGTTGTGAATAATGCTATAGTTTTGCTCGATTATGTCGATTTACTAAAGAAAAGAAAACGTGAAAAATTAGGCTTAGAAGAAGGCGCTTTGCTCTCCATTGCCGATACCGAACAATGTGTTGAGCAAGCAGGGAAAACTCGTTTGCGTCCTGTGCTTTTAACAGCTATTACTACTATTTTAGGATTGCTGCCGATGGCGGTTGGTTTAAATATTAATTTCTATACGGCATTAAGTGAATTTGATGCGCAGATTTTTTTCGGAGGTGATAATGCTGCTTTTTGGGGTCCATTATCTTGGACTATAATTTTCGGTCTTACTTTCGCTACTTTTTTAACTTTAGTAATTGTCCCCGCTATGTATCAATTCTTATATAAGATTAAATATAAAATGAGTCGTATTTCAAATTAATATTAACTATTTCCACGCTTTTACAATAAGTCCAGTACCTGTTTTGTGTTTTAAGCTAACATCTAAATAGTTTAAAATCAAAGCAAAAGGGAAAGTGATTAAATAGTAAAAAGGGATAATGATAAAAAATACTTTTGAGATATTAAGAAGAAGTATGGGATATTTCATCGAGATTTTCCAAGAAATTTTCCCCGGCCATCCATAAGAATAATGAGCTTCTGATTTTGAAAATCCGGCTTCTTTAAGCTTTTCTTTAATTTCGGGAATACCATAACCATCACGCACGTGTTCGTCTATAAAAGAACTTTCGTCATTGTGATCATGTTCGTGATGATGAACGTCTGAGCCGCCTTGGTCGGAAGGCGTTGAGATTAAAAGCATTCCACCCGGTTTCATGCTTTTATAAAAGTTCTTAAA
This genomic interval carries:
- a CDS encoding TolC family protein, encoding MQKLFIALLLLITFRLGAQESTNLSKAFSVDEAIAYGLENNYNLKNAKTDVEIAKKVVKETTAIGLPQANASISNTNYIDIPTTLMPDFISPAVYGVNQNAFGLVPLTPLPDVVETFPVKFGTKYNAKADLSINQLVFSGEYLIALKASKTFLKQSTQAVIKTEQELRELISKSYFLVLSLREQKKILEKSLVANEKLLAETKQMHENGFIEDTDISQLEIVINNLNINVSHLESESITALNYLKMNLGMSLETDLILTDKLSNLLESSLLSDTKTFVLEQNIDFQIMQTQVALADLQIKRSQSTYLPQLSAFFSAQTNAMRDKFNFLNSKETWFPTTVWGFNFNIPIWSSGSRSSKVQQAKLSKLKLNESSKQLNATLNLAVQTAENNFKLHLKEYQNSLKNIELSEHIYQKTQTKFKEGLTSSFDLIQAHNNFLNASGSYTASVFNVLNDRVLLNRLYSRSI
- a CDS encoding TetR/AcrR family transcriptional regulator gives rise to the protein MESKTTEFLKTVLSLYSKYGIKSVTMDDVSRELGISKKTLYNFVSDKNELVEKVIDFQCKERLEWMKSLNLDKLPALEEVVQVSKMINKMVAEFNPSFHYDLSKYYAVIYKKMMKINHESMAKSMFQNLKKGKKEGYYRSDLNEEIIVNMHIVNVENLAEKGFYNSQNESPEEVQRELFSYHMHAILNQKGLKEYYRLLNSEK
- a CDS encoding efflux RND transporter periplasmic adaptor subunit, which codes for MKIIRLFSLLLSFGILFISCSTNEIEEKKDNLQKKKEELATLKVEIKTLETELKSLIPETTEKGTAVNVLSLTPQAFSHSFEVNASLEAVQSALVSPEMGGQVVEILVKEGDKVKSGQLLAKLNTRVLESSIKELRVALDLANKVYNKQQKLWKQKIGSEMDFLTAKNGKESLEAKLSTLQTQLEMAVITSPINGIVDKITLKVGEMATPGMAMMHIVNLDEFYLHADVAEAHLASLKVGDPVEIYFPSFPKLNKKSKIYRIGQVINPENRSFLTEVKLKNTNGFLKPNMLALTRFIDFYQKDAIVVPTSIIKNDFKGSYLYIVQQKEGAFFAKKTYVETGYTMENKTNIISGLGFGQQIITEGYNKIVDGSKLVIL
- a CDS encoding efflux RND transporter permease subunit, with the protein product MKEKDTVFREFKLSSLALKNKNTIYLLTGILLFFGIYSYTTLPKELFPEVYYPTIMVMTPYPGNPPLDMENLVTRPLEKEIDRVKGLKKITSTSSQDISAIFVEFNPGIEISTALREVKDAVDKAKDDLPDDLPSDPIVNDIDFSEFPVINVNMYGDYSVNELKHFAEYIEDELEDIDEISKVEIKGITEREIKINVDLHQMEAKKISFNDIESAIANENISISGGELKVGGNVRSVRVIGEFTNMQQIENVIVKREKNNIVYLKDIADVIYGYKDLESYARLNKQSVVSLQVVKKSGENLLSAIDHLFEKFDIARESGALPADLSITYTNDQSEVVRSQLSNLENSLIMGIILVVLVLFFFLGTRNSLFVGFAIPMTMFLSFVVFNFLDYRINMIILFGLILALGMLVDNAIVVVENIYRFMAEGYEKGEATRLAVGEIAIPIIASTATTLAAFFPLLFWDSLMGEFMKFLPITLIIVLTSSLFVALIIIPVLTAKFMKLGAEKEKVNVKQAGIVVAVLVAISIIAYILGANTIGSLSAFFALMGVLNILFLNRVGIWFKDVLLVWLENYYEKIIHFAIKKHNSGWFILGTIVLMFLTIGFLQLREPKMVFFPSTYPKFINISAELPIGTELSTTNEFMKKLENRVIEILEPNKQIVKSVLTTVGKGAVGQNEGFNISDTPNKGLITVHFIDFEDRGGVNTFDILKEMSDKLIGKYPLASISVEKPNEGPPTGKPISIEISGKKFETLLSLTDSIQHLIEAENISGIEGLHIDLDVGNPELLVHIDRDKTRRFGVSTGQIAMTIRTALFGKEISSFKEGEDEYPIQLHLKEKYRNNISALMNQKITFRNQSNGRIVQVPISAIANIEYSTTYGAVKRKNINRVITLYSNVLEGYNSTEINNQIRPLLATFDMPDGYKYEITGEQEEQAKSLEFLFVALITAVALIMIILVSQFNSVVKPAIIVASVLFSTIGVMGGIATFKMNFVVIMTGIGIVSLAGVVVNNAIVLLDYVDLLKKRKREKLGLEEGALLSIADTEQCVEQAGKTRLRPVLLTAITTILGLLPMAVGLNINFYTALSEFDAQIFFGGDNAAFWGPLSWTIIFGLTFATFLTLVIVPAMYQFLYKIKYKMSRISN
- a CDS encoding class I SAM-dependent methyltransferase, producing the protein MQYDPIKRSLGNFFNTNPQLRKLFYRLLDLLLLRTWHVKRAFNSWSKNQDSATILDAGMGFGQYSFFMAKRNPNFRIKGVDVKSEQVDDCNGFFEKIDQKNASFAIADLTKFMELDTYDFVLSVDVMEHIEEDVQVFKNFYKSMKPGGMLLISTPSDQGGSDVHHHEHDHNDESSFIDEHVRDGYGIPEIKEKLKEAGFSKSEAHYSYGWPGKISWKISMKYPILLLNISKVFFIIIPFYYLITFPFALILNYLDVSLKHKTGTGLIVKAWK